The genomic segment TTCTAGTATTATGTATTTTCTCCTCCGGCTATTCTCGACCGTCTTGGGTACGACGGGAGCGCGCTTGTCTCGTTTTCCCCAGGTGCTGTCGCTGTCCTTGTTTGCGCGCGTCCTTTTCCTTCGCGCCGCGGCGATGCACTGTGTCGCGAGTGAAGCGCGACTTTTTTGTCGTTCGCGCAAGAGGTCGATGAACTGCAGCACCCGTGCGGCCGTGCGTAATAGGCTTGTCCACTTCGAGAAGTTTTCGATGGCGGGCACGGCCGCGCGGCTTTTTCTCGGCGTCGCGACGGAGCAGCAGACTTCTTTTTCTTCCCCTGTTGGCTCGATTTTCATCTTGTTTTCTTGCGGCCAGGCCTCCTCCGGTTCGTATAGGAAGGCCGGCCCGGTGAACCATCTGTGTCGGGTGTCGAAGTCGCTCGGCGCGGCGCGTGTCGCGTCGTCGGCCACGTTGTGTGCTGACGGTACCCATCGCCATTCGTCTTTTTTCGTGTAATCTTCGATTTCTGCCAGGCGGTGCGCGACGAATGACTTGTAAGTGCGGGGTTCTGAGCGTATCCATGCTAGGGCCGTGCGCGCGTCACTCCAGTATGTTCTACTGTCGATCTCGAAGTCGTGCTCGTTCCCGACGGCCTCGGCGAGTCGCACGCCCAGGACGGCCGCTTGGAGCTCAAGTCTGGGTATCGAGACGAGGCGCGTGGGCGTGACTCTGCTCTTGGCGGCGGCTAGAGCGACCTTCGTTGTGCCGTCAGCTCGGGTCATGCGCCAGTATACAGCGGCGGCGTAGGCTTCTTCACTCGCATCGACGAAGGTATGTAGCTCGTACTTGGGCGCGGGCGCGATATCGTAGCATCTAGGTATCGATAGGTCACCCAGGTCGCGCAGATGTTGCAGCCAATTTCCCCAGCGTTCACGCAGCTCTTCTGGTATTTCTTCGTCCCAGGCCGTAGTGTAGCGCCACGTGTCTTGCATGATCCTCTTCGCGGGCGTCGTCACTGGCGAGATGAGGCCCAGCGGGTCGAATATTGACATGATGATGCTGAGGGCCTCTCTTTTCGTAGGGGGGCGTTGACCTTTGATCACTTCTGGCGGCGCTCGTCTCGTATTGAGTTTGAAACGAATGCAGTCCTCTTGCGTGTCCCACAGTAGGCCGAGTGTTTTCTCTATCTCGCTCCCGCCGATAGAGACGGTGACGCCCTCTCGCTCTTTCTTGCCGATGACCTCGGGTTCGTTCGTAGCCCAGCCGCGCAGCTCGAAGCGAGCTTTCTTGTGTACGTGGTTCACTTCGCTCGACACTCTCTTCGCCTCTTCTATGCTGGGGAAGCTCTGCAGGTAGTCATCCATATAATGATTTCGCTCGATCGCCCGCGCGGCCTCTGGGTGGCGGGCCGCGTGCTCGCGTGCGTTCCTATTCTTTATATACAGCGCCGTGCAGGGGATGAAGAGGCGCCGAAGATGACTGATGTCATGCGATATTCTGTCGGGCCGCCTTCGCGTCGATCGCCTCGCCACAGGAAGCGCAGCGCGTCGCGGTCCTCTtctcttatttttatttgcataaacATTTCCTTTATGTCCGCTGATACCGCCACGCCGTATTGACGGAAGCGCATGATAACGCCGGGCAGCGACTGCAGGAGATCGGGGCCCGCGAGAAGCATGTCGTTGAGGCTGCGGCCGTGTGAGGTGGCCGCGGCGTCGTGGACTAACCTTATCTTCGGCTTCTCCGGGTTGCGCACTGCGAAGTGGGGCAGGTACCAGGTTTTCCCGCTGCTCGGTGTCGGCGCGAGCTCGGCGTAGGCGGACACAAGCAGGTTGTCAACTCGTTCGGTGTACTGCTTCTTCAAGTCCGCGTCGCGATCCAGCTTCTTCTCTAGTGTGTGTAGGCGTTTGAGGGCGTCGGCGCGGTTGTCAGGTATGTTGATGTCTTCCTGTCGCCACAGCAGGCCGGTCTCGAAGCGCCCGTCGGGGAGGCGTCGACTTTTCTCTTCTAGCGTTTTCAAGGCTTGCTGTTCGGGATCACTACGGGGCTTCCTCGGCTCGATCGAGAGTGATTCGAGCGCAAAGAAGTTCTTCATCTCGTTCTCGATGTTCCCGCCGGGCTGTATGCGCGTAAGGTGTGCGCAGCAGTGGGCTACGGGTATCGCTTGTGAGTGGCGACAACCGTGTAGTACCCAACCTAGTAGCGTTTTAGATGCTACTGGCTGATCGCGCCGTCCTTTTTTCAACTTGCGCGACACAACGAGTTCCCAGTTGTCTTGTCCGAGCAGTATTCCCGGTGTAGCGTCTTCATATGTCAACAGGTGCTTGATGTCCCGCAGATGTTCACAGTCGTCTATCTCTCGCTCGCTGATCGTTTGAGTGGTGAAGTCAAGGCGCCCGACTGTATGCGCGTTCGTCACTAGCTGCTCGTCCCCTCCGTGTTTGTTGCGTATGCGGACATCCACTCTCTTGCTCTTCTCGTACGCCATCTCGTTCCCGCCCACACCTTGGACCCACATAGGTTCGGTGGGCCCGTCAAGGTTGAGGGCGGCGGCGATCGCAGAGTCGATGATAGTCACTGTACTGCCTTCGTCTAGGAGCGCGAACGTAGCCACTTCCGAGTGCGGCCCCCGGAGTAGTACTGGCGCCATCTTGAGGTAGGCGCGGCTCGCCCGGGTCGCGGCGTGTACGGCTTGCTTGACGGCTATGGCCACGACCTCGTCGGACTTGCGGGGCTGCGTCGGCTCGTTCGAGGCGGCGACGGTGTCTGTCGGGGCCTTCTCGTGGTGAAGCAGCTTGTGGTGACGCATAGCGCAGCCTTGATGACCGCAGGGCTTGGCTCGGCAGACGAAGCGGCGATGTTTGCTGACGAGGCACCGATAGCACATATTGTGCTTCTTCGCTATTTCCCACCGCTCGTTCGTGCCCAGCTTAGTGAATTGCGGGCACGTCGGCAGTTGATGGGCGGACTGGTCACACACTGGACAGGGTAACTTTTCTTCTTTTGTTTTCTTCACTTCGGCGACGGCTACGCAGGTACGCTCGGGCTTCTTTTTCGTGGCTCGTGCTTCCTTGGGCTCCGCTATGGTCTCGGGCGGGGCATAGGGCGTGCACTTGTCAGCTTCGTTGTTGAGGAAGTCGGCTATCTTCTTAAGTTCCGGCGTGTCTTCATCACTCGCGGCGTAGTCGTaccacttactttttaatatggGCGTTAACTTTTCCACTATAGACCTCAGTAACTCGGGGTTGTGAAGATACTGAGGCTTCTTCAATATCTCGATCGTTGTCACGGCGTTGGCGATACGTCCGGCGAACGTGCACAGGTCGCGCGGGCTCTCGGCTAGTCGTGGCAAGGCCTTTATTCTCTCCATCTCGTTCAGGAGTAGTGCGTCGGGCCTCCCGTAGCGGCGTTCCAGGGCCTTGATGATATCGTCTGGACGCGGCTGGCTGATGAGGAGTGCACTGACGGCTTCTAGGGCGGCGCCCTTGAGGCTCTTTCTTATGCGAGCGACGTTTTCACTGTTCGCGAAACTAGGCGCCGACTCGTTGTAAGCGGCTTTGAACTGTAACCACTCCGCGCACTGTCCACTGAACGACGGCAGGTCTGGCAGGTACTTCCTGTTCGATCTGTTCGCTTGTAGGGCGTCGGTCAGGGCTGCTGCGAGAGACGTCACATCCATTGTCTGCTTGTGGTGCCGCGCGCGGTGCGCAGGGGGGCGCGCGGCGTGGTGTTCGACCGCGTCTTGAATCGGGCGGTCGAACCAATCGGCTAATCTCTGGGGGCCGAGGTCTTCCTCTTCTTGTTCGGAGTCTTCACCCGACGAGGAGAGGTTTCTTCTTTCTTCTCTGATTTTTGCCAGCGCAGCTTGGGCTTCGATGCGCTTGAGCTCCAGCTCGGCTAACTTCTCCTTGGCTTCTAGCTCCGCGAGGAGCCTCTTGCTGGAGGCCTTGGATCGGTGTGACCGAGCGGGCTTAGCGCACCTCTTCGTGCCGAGCGGTGGAGGCATCAGCTGTTTTTCGACGATCGTGGCTATGGTGCTGGCGGCGGGCGTGGCTCTGATACCAGAGGTGTCGGCGGGCGTGGCGGCGACGGCGGCATCCTCGGGCGTGACCTCTTCTTGGGCCGCGCTTGTATCCTCCGTGGTTGCTCCTGATTCCGTCGTTGCTTCTGTGTCCGCCGTGGTTCCCGTGCCAGTCGTGGTGCCCGTGGCGTCGGTGTCGGACGTGGCGGTAGTGCCGTCCGTCGCGGTAGTGCCGTCCGTCGCGGACGTCCCAGCGGTAGCGGACGTGTTATCGGTGTTCGTATTAGTGCCGCCGCTGCCAGATGATTCCTCCCGAGCTCCGTTTCTGCTTCTAGTTATTGCCATCCTGCCCTTTTTCTTCTTGCTTCAgagatccggctcgaaggaccaaacAATGTGAGTGTTCGGCCCTAGATACGAATGAGATCGTACGTAGATATGTGGACTGTAGGTATCGAAAGGCGATCAGCTGTTTTCGCCGATCAGCTGATCGGGTCATAGGGGTGAGAGCA from the Leguminivora glycinivorella isolate SPB_JAAS2020 chromosome 8, LegGlyc_1.1, whole genome shotgun sequence genome contains:
- the LOC125229124 gene encoding uncharacterized protein LOC125229124, with the protein product MAITRSRNGAREESSGSGGTNTNTDNTSATAGTSATDGTTATDGTTATSDTDATGTTTGTGTTADTEATTESGATTEDTSAAQEEVTPEDAAVAATPADTSGIRATPAASTIATIVEKQLMPPPLGTKRCAKPARSHRSKASSKRLLAELEAKEKLAELELKRIEAQAALAKIREERRNLSSSGEDSEQEEEDLGPQRLADWFDRPIQDAVEHHAARPPAHRARHHKQTMDVTSLAAALTDALQANRSNRKYLPDLPSFSGQCAEWLQFKAAYNESAPSFANSENVARIRKSLKGAALEAVSALLISQPRPDDIIKALERRYGRPDALLLNEMERIKALPRLAESPRDLCTFAGRIANAVTTIEILKKPQYLHNPELLRSIVEKLTPILKSKWYDYAASDEDTPELKKIADFLNNEADKCTPYAPPETIAEPKEARATKKKPERTCVAVAEVKKTKEEKLPCPVCDQSAHQLPTCPQFTKLGTNERWEIAKKHNMCYRCLVSKHRRFVCRAKPCGHQGCAMRHHKLLHHEKAPTDTVAASNEPTQPRKSDEVVAIAVKQAVHAATRASRAYLKMAPVLLRGPHSEVATFALLDEGSTVTIIDSAIAAALNLDGPTEPMWVQGVGGNEMAYEKSKRVDVRIRNKHGGDEQLVTNAHTVGRLDFTTQTISEREIDDCEHLRDIKHLLTYEDATPGILLGQDNWELVVSRKLKKGRRDQPVASKTLLGWVLHGCRHSQAIPVAHCCAHLTRIQPGGNIENEMKNFFALESLSIEPRKPRSDPEQQALKTLEEKSRRLPDGRFETGLLWRQEDINIPDNRADALKRLHTLEKKLDRDADLKKQYTERVDNLLVSAYAELAPTPSSGKTWYLPHFAVRNPEKPKIRLVHDAAATSHGRSLNDMLLAGPDLLQSLPGVIMRFRQYGVAVSADIKEMFMQIKIREEDRDALRFLWRGDRREGGPTEYRMTSVIFGASSSPARRCI
- the LOC125229123 gene encoding uncharacterized protein LOC125229123 is translated as MDDYLQSFPSIEEAKRVSSEVNHVHKKARFELRGWATNEPEVIGKKEREGVTVSIGGSEIEKTLGLLWDTQEDCIRFKLNTRRAPPEVIKGQRPPTKREALSIIMSIFDPLGLISPVTTPAKRIMQDTWRYTTAWDEEIPEELRERWGNWLQHLRDLGDLSIPRCYDIAPAPKYELHTFVDASEEAYAAAVYWRMTRADGTTKVALAAAKSRVTPTRLVSIPRLELQAAVLGVRLAEAVGNEHDFEIDSRTYWSDARTALAWIRSEPRTYKSFVAHRLAEIEDYTKKDEWRWVPSAHNVADDATRAAPSDFDTRHRWFTGPAFLYEPEEAWPQENKMKIEPTGEEKEVCCSVATPRKSRAAVPAIENFSKWTSLLRTAARVLQFIDLLRERQKSRASLATQCIAAARRKRTRANKDSDSTWGKRDKRAPVVPKTVENSRRRKYIILEARYLLAAEKVLVRTSQEDSYARERKRIAEGLAPNKDDRLAKLSVYLDEDDIIRQRGRIAAADDISEDAVHPIVLCGKHHYTYLYVSHVHERLHHGGTETVVNELRQRVYIPKIRPAVKKVIARCPECRLRKAKPAGPPTGDLPAARLGHHLRPFTYTGLDYFGPLEVTVGRHREKRYVALFTCMTSRAIHLEVAASLTTDSAINALRRFIARRGCPTELWSDNGTAFKGANRELTEAMREAAHARRINWRFLPPPHPSWLVCGREW